A region from the Acanthopagrus latus isolate v.2019 chromosome 8, fAcaLat1.1, whole genome shotgun sequence genome encodes:
- the alpk3a gene encoding alpha-protein kinase 3 isoform X1 — translation MTSRRPMTRTYSGNGRTSSFNEEDSSSSNGRPENRNNYLSNVRPENSYSRYSHYRPTRSTLCSVMAQLTEDIQPSFETTVKSKAVSENCNVKFSCVVSGYPAPELKWYKDDMEMDRYCGLPKYEIRRNGKIHTLHIYNCTLDDAAIYQASASNSKGIVSCSGVLEVGTMSEYKIHQRFFAKLKQKAEKKKSELEAHTKKDDKENIQKEKQQSSPERPPRKRHIPRPEELPKVKEPEAAEQLGAAAEPNGVSAEVKENVPVTPKDGDLAAKKKLKIANGVDIGVTSGSGSTSSSNGRSHMMGNGGENCYDGGIGLAQFLAETLQAQTAEEKQNSSRGEKPKETDIPVVSASKEREREQERMRKESEDQEKAREEEYEREKRREEELTTDRERERERPVAMSHTVPYTKHGSEVKHHSKAHKDHDHHNIQASISSMLHSVKDFLFGKGKKDSHDYHENKEREFDHLPSQPEMPPSFQLQPEHNQVCKPLAEDVVPMETDEPKQPSETVDIEQHLELNEFKTAESGEESKGQSVKEVEDAVEAMEVPVGPGVSSPGEEMSLSGLQVLTKDESQAVSVVTEIPVQPREPDCLVVTPQSIHPAATHESSPKEDISVLPQAQTPIEEESSPTAALTSLEESWAPPHSVISGSGSHNLGETPTDTLREDEKSGDKIGKDDQPEEAEEGLSFKKLSEGEKAEVKSNKEPHSVINRSEIAELTTSSLEERIKLCESKTPDQVLLPLSAVAAYSVERDHVKEEAEHTSLIQEMNIGFPPTAAPESLEKGDLKIQRECASSILEENAAVQNVSTMQSPNSEFRGSEERSELKEVLISALEKDLDVSPCKKTHELAILEGESSEARNERLPFEVETEKDPMKVETLDESESLSVTQNKKGNDSVLKKHSIVAKPDSSERPQDCPSENIPQIQIYTAEDSPDTKPAVPDVNPKIEIMEPELKECTLPLTILSQNKQKSEADVMPKHDATRVSSVTTQVQGKADSHSLLPTQKGMPDDYIKPNAPDVNSNEHFVIPKIEIMEPEFKECSLPLTILSQNKQKSESTIMPKHDATCVSAVITHDQDQADSQSVLPTQKGMPNDYIKPNAPDVYPNENFVIPKIEIMEPELKECTLPLPIMPKHDITHVSMAEIQDQSMADSSSLLPTQKGMWNDNNLSPTGKVKEIVQLDDKTGTFERDQACVKSSEQLPQMDFASIPLISVSCTDDREDDGYVNTHVSDTSQPFETSAVPSFVVPPISVTCHESDSALRLSTQSESETETSAATQRGTRQDVENSMTIKSEKTQSRKQNQEEMSEKIIKENTSSMLFEGLVPQLGENGPSFSKTTEDNIVPETLKTKPLKEPKIENSVSVERLCSKPPAHPSLSPASLRKFMSRSSPDSDTVGDRQSDKVDDDLSGGSTPTSSLSCESSPRLKRRDSLSLIRSATPEELASGARRKIFIPKPKEDIEGVVVGALDTQGKKESPYMSPSQARRAALLQAPTGQNTPPMERRSPLLSRRKVTLEVPKVVAETPTEEPVSIKREEKPAEKKLDPLKAPQVIRKIRGEPFPDASGHLKLWCQFFNVLSDSTIKWFRDEEEILEVKRSGGDESQVALAIVLASSKDCGVYGCSISNEYGTDTTDFLLSEDILSEILLRDDLEVGEEIEMTPLLFNRGLADSGNWGDKYFGRIMTEAANIGEGCAHKTSRVKVIYGLDPIFESGSSCIIKIQNPIPYGTKQESNLAERNIEITKQECKVQNMIREYCKIFAAEARIIENFGCSLEVIPQYLMYRPANSVPYATVEAELKGAFLSYCMMDAKGKLITQTTSEVEQKCSTFQHWIHQWTHGNLLVTRLDGVETKITNVKVVTKSKGYQGLTEYGSPEVFEQFLTHHQCNYYCGLLSLRPLKTMDSLQPTKTKGSRSPLLNRKLGSNSPQLQRKGQSPQMIRKANSSPKVPRKVQETEDNKSGAKPMPAETGDVLETR, via the exons ATGACTTCCAGAAGGCCTATGACTCGCACTTATTCCGGCAATGGCAGGACAAGCAGCTTCAATGAAGAGGACAGCAGCTCTTCCAATGGCCGCCCAGAAAATCGTAATAATTACCTCTCCAATGTTAGGCCTGAAAACAG CTATTCAAGGTATTCTCACTACAGACCAACGAG GAGCACGTTGTGTAGCGTCATGGCTCAGCTGACCGAGGACATCCAGCCCTCCTTTGAGACCACCGTGAAATCAAAGGCGGTGTCAGAAAACTGTAATGTGAAGTTCAGCTGTGTCGTATCAG GTTATCCAGCTCCGGAACTGAAATGGTATAAAGATGATATGGAAATGGACCGATATTGTGGACTCCCAAAATATGAAATTCGTCGTAATGGAAAAATCCACACCCTTCATATTTACAA ctgcacaTTGGATGATGCAGCTATCTACCAGGCCTCAGCCAGCAATAGCAAAGGTATTGTTTCCTGCTCGGGAGTTCTGGAGGTTGGCACCATGAGCGAGTATAAGATCCACCAGAGGTTCTTTGCCAAGCTGAAgcagaaagcagagaagaagaagagcgaaTTGGAGGCGCACACCAAGAAGGACgataaagaaaacattcagaaagagaaacagcagagtAGCCCTGAACGTCCACCAAGAAAGCGACACATCCCccgaccagaggagctgccAAAGGTCAAGGAGCCTGAGGCCGCTGAGCAActtggagctgctgcagaaccaAATGGAGTTAGCGCAGAAGTCAAGGAAAATGTCCCTGTGACACCCAAAGATGGTGACCTTGCTGCCAAAAAGAAACTAAAGATCGCAAATGGTGTAGACATTGGAGTAACCAGCGGCAGCGGCAGTACAAGCAGTAGCAATGGCAGAAGCCATATGATGGGGAATGGAGGTGAGAACTGTTATGATGGAGGAATTGGTTTAGCACAGTTCCTGGCAGAGACCCTCCAGGCCCAGACTgctgaggaaaaacagaacTCATCTCGAGGGGAGAAACCTAAAGAAACTGATATACCTGTTGTAAGTGccagtaaagagagagagagagagcaagagaggatGCGAAAAGAGAGTGAAGACCAAGAAAAAGCACGAGAGGAAGagtatgagagagagaagaggagagaagaagaactgaccacagacagggagagagaaagagagaggccaGTGGCGATGTCACACACGGTACCATACACAAAACATGGTTCAGAGGTCAAACATCACAGCAAGGCTCATAAGGATCACGACCACCACAACATCCAAGCATCCATCTCTTCTATGCTCCACTCAGTCAAGGATTTCCTCTTCGGTAAGGGTAAGAAGGACTCTCATGATTACCATGAGAACAAGGAGAGAGAATTTGACCACTTGCCGTCTCAACCAGAAATGCCACCGTCCTTTCAGCTCCAACCAGAGCATAATCAAGTGTGCAAGCCACTTGCTGAGGATGTTGTGCCGATGGAAACAGATGAACCAAAGCAGCCCTCAGAAACTGTGGATATAGAACAACACTTGGAGCTAAACGAATTTAAGACAGCTGAGAGCGGAGAGGAGTCCAAAGGCCAGAGTGTCAAAGAGGTCGAGGATGCTGTAGAGGCCATGGAGGTGCCTGTTGGGCCAGGGGTCAGCAGTCCAGGTGAAGAAATGTCATTGTCTGGGCTTCAAGTTCTTACTAAG GATGAATCTCAGGCAGTCTCTGTTGTCACAGAAATTCCTGTTCAACCCCGAGAGCCCGACTGTCTGGTAGTTACACCACAATCTATTCACCCAGCTGCAACACACGAGTCTTCACCTAAGGAAGATATATCTGTCTTGCCACAAGCCCAAACCCCTATTGAAGAGGAATCCTCCCCCACAGCCGCCCTCACTAGTTTGGAAGAAAGCTGGGCTCCCCCCCACAGTGTTATCTCAGGGTCAGGCAGTCACAACCTTGGAGAAACACCCACTGACACTTTGAGAGAAGACGAAAAGAGTGGTGATAAGATTGGCAAAGATGACcaaccagaggaagcagaggagggcctttcttttaaaaagttaagtgagggagagaaagctgaagtgaaatcaaacaaagagCCACACTCAGTTATAAACAGATCTGAGATTGCAGAATTAACAACATCTTCACTGGAAGAGAGAATAAAGCTGTGCGAATCTAAAACGCCGGATCAGGTGCTTTTACCCCTGTCTGCCGTGGCTGCGTACAGTGTCGAGAGAGATCATGTaaaagaagaagctgaacaTACTTCTCTGATTCAGGAAATGAATATAGGATTTCCGCCCACTGCCGCCCCAGAGAGTTTAGAGAAGGGTGACCTAAAAATACAGCGAGAATGTGCCTCTTCAATACTGGAGGAAAATGCAGCAGTCCAAAACGTCAGTACAATGCAGAGTCCTAACTCAGAATTTAGAGGCAGTGAAGAGAGAAGTGAATTGAAAGAGGTATTGATTTCTGCTTTAGAGAAAGATTTAGACGTTAGTCCATGCAAGAAAACACACGAGCTGGCAATTTTAGAGGGTGAGAGCAGTGAAGCAAGGAATGAGAGACTACCGTTTGAAGTGGAGACAGAAAAGGATCCAATGAAAGTAGAGACGCTTGATGAATCGGAGAGCCTTTCagtaacacaaaacaagaaaggcaatgacagtgttttaaagaaacataGTATTGTTGCAAAGCCAGACAGCAGTGAGAGACCACAGGATTGCCCTTCAGAGAATATTCCACAAATCCAAATATACACCGCTGAAGACAGCCCAGATACTAAACCAGCTGTGCCAGATGTAAACCCAAAAATTGAAATAATGGAACCTGAGCTCAAAGAGTGTACTTTGCCACTCACTATTTTGtcacaaaacaagcaaaaatcaGAGGCTGACGTTATGCCAAAACATGATGCAACTCGTGTGTCATCGGTAACAACTCAGGTCCAGGGAAAGGCTGATTCTCATAGTTTGTTGCCCACACAGAAAGGTATGCCAGATGATTACATCAAACCAAATGCACCGGATGTAAACAGCAATGAACATTTCGTAATCCCAAAAATTGAAATCATGGAGCCTGAGTTCAAAGAATGTAGTCTGCCACTGACCATTTTGtcacaaaacaagcaaaagtcAGAGTCTACTATTATGCCAAAACATGATGCAACGTGTGTGTCAGCAGTAATAACTCACGACCAGGACCAGGCTGATTCTCAAAGTGTGTTGCCCACACAGAAAGGTATGCCGAATGATTATATCAAGCCAAATGCACCAGATGTGTACCCCAATGAAAATTTTGTAATCCCAAAAATTGAAATCATGGAGCCCGAGCTCAAAGAGTGCACTCTGCCACTGCCTATTatgccaaaacatgatataaCTCATGTGTCCATGGCAGAGATCCAAGACCAGAGCATGGCTGATTCTTCAAGTTTGTTGCCCACGCAGAAGGGTATGTGGAATGATAATAACCTCTCACCCACAGGGAAAGTAAAGGAAATTGTGCAATTAGATGACAAGACAGGAACATTTGAGCGAGATCAGGCTTGCGTGAAAAGCAGTGAACAGCTCCCTCAGATGGACTTTGCATCAATTCCTCTTATTAGTGTTTCATGTACTGATGACAGGGAGGATGATGGTTATGTAAACACCCATGTTTCAGATACCTCACAGCCTTTTGAAACATCAGCAGTGCCTTCGTTTGTGGTCCCACCGATCTCTGTCACTTGTCATGAAAGTGATTCTGCTCTCAGACTGTCCACTCAAAGTgagtcagaaacagaaacctCTGCTGCCACGCAAAGGGGAACAAGGCAGGATGTTGAAAATAGTATGACCATAAAGTCTGAAAAAActcaaagcagaaaacagaaccaagaagaaatgtcagaaaagattATAAAAGAGAACACTTCCTCGATGCTATTTGAAGGTTTAGTACCACAGCTTGGTGAGAATGGGCCATCATTCAGTAAAACAACAGAAGATAACATTGTCCCTGAAACCCTGAAGACAAAACCCCTCAAAGAGCCCAAGATAGAGAATTCTGTGTCTGTTGAGAGACTCTGCTCTAAACCTCCAGCACATCCATCACTGAGTCCAGCCAGTCTTCGCAAGTTCATGTCCAGATCTTCCCCAGACTCAGACACTGTGGGTGACCGTCAGAGTGACAAGGTGGATGATGATCTAAGCGGAGGCTCAACGCCAACATCATCCCTTTCCTGTGAAAGCAGCCCCCGGCTGAAACGCAGAGACAGTCTGTCACTCATACGCTCTGCCACACCTGAGGAGTTGGCCTCCGGAGCCCGACGCAAAATCTTCATCCCAAAACCTAAAGAAGATATTGAGGGAGTAGTGGTTGGTGCGCTCGACACTCAAGGCAAGAAAGAGAGCCCCTACATGTCACCCAGCCAGGCTCGCAGAGCCGCATTACTACAGGCTCCCACAGGGCAAAATACCCCACCAATGGAGAGACGCTCTCCGCTGCTGAGCCGCAGGAAGGTCACCTTGGAGGTGCCAAAAGTCGTGGCGGAGACTCCCACAGAAGAGCCAGTCAGCATCAAACGAGAGGAAAAACCAGCTGAGAAGAAGCTAGACCCTTTGAAAG CTCCGCAGGTCATCCGTAAGATCAGGGGGGAGCCCTTCCCAGATGCCTCAGGACACCTGAAGCTGTGGTGCCAGTTCTTCAACGTGCTCAGTGACTCCACCATAAAGTGGttcagagatgaggaggaaatACTAGAGGTGAAGAGAAG TGGAGGAGATGAAAGCCAAGTAGCTCTGGCTATTGTCCTAGCGTCCAGCAAAGACTGTGGGGTATATGGCTGCTCCATCAGTAATGAATATGGGACTGACACCACTGACTTCCTGCTCAGCGAGGACA TTCTGTCTGAGATATTACTAAGAGATGATCTGGAAG tcGGAGAGGAGATCGAGATGACGCCGCTGTTGTTCAACAGAGGCCTGGCTGACTCTGGTAACTGGGGCGACAAGTACTTTGGCCGCATCATGACCGAAGCGGCAAACATCGGAGAGGGCTGCGCTCACAAAACCAGCAGAGTGAAGGTCATTTACGGCCTTGATCCCATCTTTGAGTCTGGAAGCTCGTGCATCATCAAAATTCAAAACCCCATCCCCTATGGGACCAAACAGGAGAGCAACCTTGCCGAGAGAAACATAGAGATTACTAAGCAA gAATGCAAAGTCCAAAACATGATTCGGGAATACTGTAAAATCTTTGCTGCCGAGGCAAGAATCATTGAGAACTTTGGCTGCTCACTAGA AGTGATTCCTCAGTATCTGATGTACCGGCCTGCAAACTCTGTGCCATATGCCACAGTGGAGGCTGAACTGAAGGGTGCCTTCCTTAGCTATTGTATGATGGATGCTAAAGGCAAGCTGATTACACAAACCACTTCTGAGGTGGAGCAGAAATGCAGCACCTTCCAGCATTGGATCCATCAGTGGACGCACGGCAATTTGTTGGTCACTCGGCTAGATG GTGTTGAAACGAAGATAACAAATGTTAAAGTTGTGACCAAGTCTAAAGG ATATCAAGGACTGACAGAGTATGGCTCTCCTGAAGTATTTGAACAGTTCCTGACACACCATCAGTGCAACTACTACTGTGGACTGCTCAGCCTGAGGCCACTTAAGACTATGGATAGTCTGCAGCCCACCAAGACGAAGGGCTCCAGGAGCCCTCTGCTCAACCGCAAGTTGGGCTCTAACAGCCCACAGCTGCAGCGGAAAGGACAAAGCCCTCAGATGATAAGAAAGGCAAATTCTAGCCCAAAGGTGCCCAGAAAAGTTCAGGAGACCGAGGACAATAAATCAGGTGCCAAACCCATGCCTGCAGAAACCGGTGATGTTCTTGAAACgaggtag